The proteins below come from a single Bombus pyrosoma isolate SC7728 linkage group LG10, ASM1482585v1, whole genome shotgun sequence genomic window:
- the LOC122571468 gene encoding RNA-binding protein squid isoform X7 encodes MADQENKDFSEDIADQNFEQNGEAENGGGDAAENGQESQEDRSTGGNQDSLNDRKLFVGGLSWETTDKELRDHFGTYGDIESINVKTDPNTGRSRGFAFIVFAKAESLDKIMAAGDHIINNKKVDPKKAKARHGKVFVGGLSTELSDDDIKHFFSQFGTIVEVEMPFDKTKNQRKGFCFITFESEQVVNELLKTPKQTINGKEVDVKKATPKPDGMGGMRGGAGGRGGRGGRGGRGRGFGGQGGWGQGGYGGGYGGGYGQGGYGGGYDGYGGGYDYYGGGYGGYGGYDYSGYGGSGYGGKQRGGGRQNQRHQPY; translated from the exons atggCCGATCAGGAGAACAAGGACTTCAGCGAAGATATTGCCGATCAAAACTTCGAGCAGAACGGCGAAGCAGAGAACGGCGGCGGGGACGCCGCAGAAAATGGCCAAGAATCACAGGAGGACAG GTCAACCGGAGGTAATCAGGATTCTTTAAATGATAG gaAATTATTTGTGGGTGGCTTAAGCTGGGAGACTACAGACA AGGAATTAAGGGATCATTTTGGTACATATGGAGACATTGAAAGCATCAATGTCAAAACAGATCCTAATACCGGACGGTCGCGTGGATTTGCCTTCATCGTTTTTGCTAAAGCCGAATCGTTAGATAag ATCATGGCAGCTGGCgatcatataattaataataagaaagttGATCCTAAGAAAGCAAAGGCTAGACATGGCAAAGTCTTTGTTGGTGGCCTTTCAACAGAATTGTCAGATGATGATATTAAGcatttcttttctcaattTGGAACA ATTGTTGAGGTAGAAATGCCATTTGACAAGACAAAGAACCAGAGGAAAGGTTTCTGCTTTATTACATTCGAATCTGAACAAGTAGTAAATGAATTGCTGAAAACTCCTAAGCAAACAATTAATGGTAAAGAG gTCGATGTGAAGAAAGCAACACCTAAGCCTGATGGTATGGGAGGAATGCGCGGTGGCGCTGGTGGTCGAGGCGGTCGTGGTGGTAGAGGAGGTAGAGGTCGCGGTTTTGGCGGTCAAGGTGGCTGGGGCCAAGGCGGATACGGAGGTGGATATGGCGGCGGTTACGGTCAAGGCGGTTATGGCGGTGGCTATGATGGATACGGAGGAGGCTACGATTATTACGGCGGTGGGTACGGCGGCTATGGTGGTTACGACTACAGTGGATACG
- the LOC122571468 gene encoding RNA-binding protein squid isoform X8, whose translation MADQENKDFSEDIADQNFEQNGEAENGGGDAAENGQESQEDRSTGGNQDSLNDRKLFVGGLSWETTDKELRDHFGTYGDIESINVKTDPNTGRSRGFAFIVFAKAESLDKIMAAGDHIINNKKVDPKKAKARHGKVFVGGLSTELSDDDIKHFFSQFGTIVEVEMPFDKTKNQRKGFCFITFESEQVVNELLKTPKQTINGKEVDVKKATPKPDGMGGMRGGAGGRGGRGGRGGRGRGFGGQGGWGQGGYGGGYGGGYGQGGYGGGYDGYGGGYDYYGGGSGYGGKQRGGGRQNQRHQPY comes from the exons atggCCGATCAGGAGAACAAGGACTTCAGCGAAGATATTGCCGATCAAAACTTCGAGCAGAACGGCGAAGCAGAGAACGGCGGCGGGGACGCCGCAGAAAATGGCCAAGAATCACAGGAGGACAG GTCAACCGGAGGTAATCAGGATTCTTTAAATGATAG gaAATTATTTGTGGGTGGCTTAAGCTGGGAGACTACAGACA AGGAATTAAGGGATCATTTTGGTACATATGGAGACATTGAAAGCATCAATGTCAAAACAGATCCTAATACCGGACGGTCGCGTGGATTTGCCTTCATCGTTTTTGCTAAAGCCGAATCGTTAGATAag ATCATGGCAGCTGGCgatcatataattaataataagaaagttGATCCTAAGAAAGCAAAGGCTAGACATGGCAAAGTCTTTGTTGGTGGCCTTTCAACAGAATTGTCAGATGATGATATTAAGcatttcttttctcaattTGGAACA ATTGTTGAGGTAGAAATGCCATTTGACAAGACAAAGAACCAGAGGAAAGGTTTCTGCTTTATTACATTCGAATCTGAACAAGTAGTAAATGAATTGCTGAAAACTCCTAAGCAAACAATTAATGGTAAAGAG gTCGATGTGAAGAAAGCAACACCTAAGCCTGATGGTATGGGAGGAATGCGCGGTGGCGCTGGTGGTCGAGGCGGTCGTGGTGGTAGAGGAGGTAGAGGTCGCGGTTTTGGCGGTCAAGGTGGCTGGGGCCAAGGCGGATACGGAGGTGGATATGGCGGCGGTTACGGTCAAGGCGGTTATGGCGGTGGCTATGATGGATACGGAGGAGGCTACGATTATTACGGCG
- the LOC122571579 gene encoding uncharacterized protein LOC122571579 isoform X1: MNICMCYHIHITCILSKMPEQQKILRLQDVWRTCNKIRAAIFRVGINLWNFYKPLDPNNNCLISESKFISVLAGPLKDQIGLSDKEISDLADYFRVQDGRIFYTQFCEIIHDSAPEFDKSEPLVTGLEWEDPEHVNRISATEHRKLCLVLTQIAVLINKRRLVLRPYFQDYELIAKNAGTVTFTHFGRILKFLGIVLASEEFCLLVKRFAKDAYTINYVAFLKAIDEIQSYFDKHQMLALGGELLDQFPGRIITAELPKLPRPEIGKFIPSKVFGKQAVFHPVMEERRSTMPLIEVIQRIQRHIFENRLRISEFFKDFDPLNAGRTTISNFKRGLDGLQISSLGRLYLAETEIDALVTLYKDPNDPDRVCWRTFEDDIDKVFTVKEIEKLPNLKIESPPKEIAKLSRKGASNWQCEGKDIRDLCEKTLLKVRHRVEERRIMIKQFFKDYDRHNKGHVSRSQLRQVLRTAAVLLSEEEEFALEKRYNNDLGFNYNWFLKELEAQPIEEPLYHTMVKEKRKINAEKLSPEATAGETNIVLILAKIKAKVVRERIKVKHKMWVFLYFSFTSFICSFMGKVIEFMRQYDIHNEHVIKRTEFLRALDQLRCNLTCTEMGTIMNIFQSPLRSDSVDYVKFGEVVEEAVAMGSLERAPLLVPVQHVPSEASPKTFLNFDERHMATTAVDKLSRMQQPNLEELFRGYDKENIGTVSKECLIKVLSIRRMLQLISNRELDAVHKCFSVERGGRLEIDYRAFLRALYLMQENRKHLSF, encoded by the exons atgaatatttgcaTGTGCTATCATATACATATCACATGCATT tTGTCCAAAATGCCTGAGCAGCAGAAG ATTTTGAGGCTACAGGACGTTTGGCGTACTTGTAATAAAATCCGAGCGGCAATTTTTCGCGTGGGTAttaatttatggaatttttacaAACCGCTAGATCCTaacaataattgtttaatctcAG aatcgaaatttatttcggtATTGGCTGGGCCGCTGAAGGATCAAATTGGTTTGTCTGACAAAGAAATTTCCGATTTGGCCGATTATTTCCGCGTTCAGGATGGTCGAATATTTTACACCCAGTTTTGTGAAATAATTCACGATAGTG CCCCTGAATTCGACAAAAGCGAACCGCTTGTAACTGGTTTGGAATGGGAAGATCCAGAGCATGTAAATCGTATAAGTGCAACGGAACATCGAAAATTATGTCTCGTACTCACTCAAATTGCCGTTCttataaacaaaagaagaCTCGTGTTGAGGCCTTACTTTCAAGATTACGAACTG aTTGCAAAAAATGCCGGGACTGTAACATTTACGCATTTCGGGCGAATCCTAAAATTTCTAGGTATCGTTCTTGCTTCCGAAGAATTCTGTTTGCTTGTAAAAAGATTCGCGAAAGATGCTTATACGATCAACTATGTGGCCTTTTTAAAGGCGATTGACGAAATTCAATCTTACTTTGATAAACATCAAATGCTGGCTCTTGGTgga gaaTTACTTGATCAATTTCCTGGTCGAATTATTACGGCTGAATTACCGAAACTTCCAAGGCCGGAAATTGGTAAATTCATACCAAGCAAAGTATTTGGGAAACAAGCTGTGTTCCATCCGGTAATGGAAGAACGAAGAAGTACAATGCCCTTGATAGAAGTTATTCAACGTATTCAAAGACATATCTTTGAAAATCGATTACGCATTTCGGAATTCTTTAAG GATTTTGATCCTTTGAACGCGGGCAGAACGACGATTTCCAACTTCAAAAGAGGATTAGATGGTCTTCAGATTTCGAGCTTGGGACGCCTTTATCTTGCGGAAACGGAAATTGACGCACTCGTTACGCTTTATAAAGACCCAAATGATCCAGATCGTGTATGTTGGCGTACATTCGAAGATGACATCGATAAAG TGTTTACcgtgaaagaaattgaaaagctgcccaatttgaaaattgagtCGCCGCCTAAAGAAATAGCGAAACTAAGTCGAAAAGGAGCGTCTAATTGGCAATGCGAAGGGAAAGATATAAGAGATCTTTGTGagaaaacattattaaaagttCGACATCGAGTcgaggaaagaagaattatgataaaacaattttttaaggaTTATGAtcg ACATAACAAAGGTCACGTATCACGTTCGCAATTACGTCAAGTTCTAAGAACTGCGGCTGTACTACTTTCTGAAGAAGAGGAGTTTGCATTGGAAAAGAGGTATAATAATGATTTAGGTTTCAATTATAATTggtttttaaaagaattagagGCTCAACCAATCGAAGAGCCCTTGTACCACACTAtggtgaaagaaaaaagaaaaatcaacgCTGAGAAACTATCACCGGAAGCAACAGCTGGTGAAacaaatatcgttttaattttagcCAAAATCAAAGCAAAAGTTGTGCGGGAAAGAATAAAGGTAAAACACAAAATGTgggtatttttatatttttcctttacatcctttatttgttcttttatgGGAAAGGTTATCGAATTCATGCGTCAATATGATATTCATAATGAACACGTTATAAAAAGAACAGAGTTTCTGCGAGCTTTGGATCAACTACGTTGTAATTTGACTTGCACAGAAATGGGAactattatgaatattttccaatcaCCTTTAAG aTCAGATTCCGTGGATTATGTGAAATTTGGGGAAGTGGTCGAAGAAGCTGTTGCTATGGGAAGTTTAGAAAGAGCACCACTTTTAGTGCCTGTACAACACGTGCCTTCGGAAGCTTCCCCTAAGACATTCTTGAATTTCGATGAAAGGCACATGGCCACAACGGCAGTAGACAAGCTAAGCAGAATGCAACAACCAAATCTTGAGGAGTTGTTCAGG GGCTACGATAAAGAGAATATTGGTACAGTTTCGAAAGAGTGTTTGATCAAAGTTCTGTCTATCAGGCGTATGTTACAATTAATTAGCAACAGAGAACTGGACGCTGTGCACAAATGTTTCTCCGTAGAAAGAGGTGGTCGATTAGAAATTGATTATCGAGCATTTTTACGCGCTTTGTATCTGATGCAAGAGAACAGAAAACATCTGTCTTTCTAG
- the LOC122571579 gene encoding uncharacterized protein LOC122571579 isoform X3, whose protein sequence is MNICMCYHIHITCILSKMPEQQKILRLQDVWRTCNKIRAAIFRVGINLWNFYKPLDPNNNCLISESKFISVLAGPLKDQIGLSDKEISDLADYFRVQDGRIFYTQFCEIIHDSAPEFDKSEPLVTGLEWEDPEHVNRISATEHRKLCLVLTQIAVLINKRRLVLRPYFQDYELIAKNAGTVTFTHFGRILKFLGIVLASEEFCLLVKRFAKDAYTINYVAFLKAIDEIQSYFDKHQMLALGGELLDQFPGRIITAELPKLPRPEIGKFIPSKVFGKQAVFHPVMEERRSTMPLIEVIQRIQRHIFENRLRISEFFKDFDPLNAGRTTISNFKRGLDGLQISSLGRLYLAETEIDALVTLYKDPNDPDRVCWRTFEDDIDKVFTVKEIEKLPNLKIESPPKEIAKLSRKGASNWQCEGKDIRDLCEKTLLKVRHRVEERRIMIKQFFKDYDRHNKGHVSRSQLRQVLRTAAVLLSEEEEFALEKRYNNDLGFNYNWFLKELEAQPIEEPLYHTMVKEKRKINAEKLSPEATAGETNIVLILAKIKAKVVRERIKVIEFMRQYDIHNEHVIKRTEFLRALDQLRCNLTCTEMGTIMNIFQSPLRSDSVDYVKFGEVVEEAVAMGSLERAPLLVPVQHVPSEASPKTFLNFDERHMATTAVDKLSRMQQPNLEELFRGYDKENIGTVSKECLIKVLSIRRMLQLISNRELDAVHKCFSVERGGRLEIDYRAFLRALYLMQENRKHLSF, encoded by the exons atgaatatttgcaTGTGCTATCATATACATATCACATGCATT tTGTCCAAAATGCCTGAGCAGCAGAAG ATTTTGAGGCTACAGGACGTTTGGCGTACTTGTAATAAAATCCGAGCGGCAATTTTTCGCGTGGGTAttaatttatggaatttttacaAACCGCTAGATCCTaacaataattgtttaatctcAG aatcgaaatttatttcggtATTGGCTGGGCCGCTGAAGGATCAAATTGGTTTGTCTGACAAAGAAATTTCCGATTTGGCCGATTATTTCCGCGTTCAGGATGGTCGAATATTTTACACCCAGTTTTGTGAAATAATTCACGATAGTG CCCCTGAATTCGACAAAAGCGAACCGCTTGTAACTGGTTTGGAATGGGAAGATCCAGAGCATGTAAATCGTATAAGTGCAACGGAACATCGAAAATTATGTCTCGTACTCACTCAAATTGCCGTTCttataaacaaaagaagaCTCGTGTTGAGGCCTTACTTTCAAGATTACGAACTG aTTGCAAAAAATGCCGGGACTGTAACATTTACGCATTTCGGGCGAATCCTAAAATTTCTAGGTATCGTTCTTGCTTCCGAAGAATTCTGTTTGCTTGTAAAAAGATTCGCGAAAGATGCTTATACGATCAACTATGTGGCCTTTTTAAAGGCGATTGACGAAATTCAATCTTACTTTGATAAACATCAAATGCTGGCTCTTGGTgga gaaTTACTTGATCAATTTCCTGGTCGAATTATTACGGCTGAATTACCGAAACTTCCAAGGCCGGAAATTGGTAAATTCATACCAAGCAAAGTATTTGGGAAACAAGCTGTGTTCCATCCGGTAATGGAAGAACGAAGAAGTACAATGCCCTTGATAGAAGTTATTCAACGTATTCAAAGACATATCTTTGAAAATCGATTACGCATTTCGGAATTCTTTAAG GATTTTGATCCTTTGAACGCGGGCAGAACGACGATTTCCAACTTCAAAAGAGGATTAGATGGTCTTCAGATTTCGAGCTTGGGACGCCTTTATCTTGCGGAAACGGAAATTGACGCACTCGTTACGCTTTATAAAGACCCAAATGATCCAGATCGTGTATGTTGGCGTACATTCGAAGATGACATCGATAAAG TGTTTACcgtgaaagaaattgaaaagctgcccaatttgaaaattgagtCGCCGCCTAAAGAAATAGCGAAACTAAGTCGAAAAGGAGCGTCTAATTGGCAATGCGAAGGGAAAGATATAAGAGATCTTTGTGagaaaacattattaaaagttCGACATCGAGTcgaggaaagaagaattatgataaaacaattttttaaggaTTATGAtcg ACATAACAAAGGTCACGTATCACGTTCGCAATTACGTCAAGTTCTAAGAACTGCGGCTGTACTACTTTCTGAAGAAGAGGAGTTTGCATTGGAAAAGAGGTATAATAATGATTTAGGTTTCAATTATAATTggtttttaaaagaattagagGCTCAACCAATCGAAGAGCCCTTGTACCACACTAtggtgaaagaaaaaagaaaaatcaacgCTGAGAAACTATCACCGGAAGCAACAGCTGGTGAAacaaatatcgttttaattttagcCAAAATCAAAGCAAAAGTTGTGCGGGAAAGAATAAAG GTTATCGAATTCATGCGTCAATATGATATTCATAATGAACACGTTATAAAAAGAACAGAGTTTCTGCGAGCTTTGGATCAACTACGTTGTAATTTGACTTGCACAGAAATGGGAactattatgaatattttccaatcaCCTTTAAG aTCAGATTCCGTGGATTATGTGAAATTTGGGGAAGTGGTCGAAGAAGCTGTTGCTATGGGAAGTTTAGAAAGAGCACCACTTTTAGTGCCTGTACAACACGTGCCTTCGGAAGCTTCCCCTAAGACATTCTTGAATTTCGATGAAAGGCACATGGCCACAACGGCAGTAGACAAGCTAAGCAGAATGCAACAACCAAATCTTGAGGAGTTGTTCAGG GGCTACGATAAAGAGAATATTGGTACAGTTTCGAAAGAGTGTTTGATCAAAGTTCTGTCTATCAGGCGTATGTTACAATTAATTAGCAACAGAGAACTGGACGCTGTGCACAAATGTTTCTCCGTAGAAAGAGGTGGTCGATTAGAAATTGATTATCGAGCATTTTTACGCGCTTTGTATCTGATGCAAGAGAACAGAAAACATCTGTCTTTCTAG
- the LOC122571579 gene encoding uncharacterized protein LOC122571579 isoform X2 produces MPEQQKILRLQDVWRTCNKIRAAIFRVGINLWNFYKPLDPNNNCLISESKFISVLAGPLKDQIGLSDKEISDLADYFRVQDGRIFYTQFCEIIHDSAPEFDKSEPLVTGLEWEDPEHVNRISATEHRKLCLVLTQIAVLINKRRLVLRPYFQDYELIAKNAGTVTFTHFGRILKFLGIVLASEEFCLLVKRFAKDAYTINYVAFLKAIDEIQSYFDKHQMLALGGELLDQFPGRIITAELPKLPRPEIGKFIPSKVFGKQAVFHPVMEERRSTMPLIEVIQRIQRHIFENRLRISEFFKDFDPLNAGRTTISNFKRGLDGLQISSLGRLYLAETEIDALVTLYKDPNDPDRVCWRTFEDDIDKVFTVKEIEKLPNLKIESPPKEIAKLSRKGASNWQCEGKDIRDLCEKTLLKVRHRVEERRIMIKQFFKDYDRHNKGHVSRSQLRQVLRTAAVLLSEEEEFALEKRYNNDLGFNYNWFLKELEAQPIEEPLYHTMVKEKRKINAEKLSPEATAGETNIVLILAKIKAKVVRERIKVKHKMWVFLYFSFTSFICSFMGKVIEFMRQYDIHNEHVIKRTEFLRALDQLRCNLTCTEMGTIMNIFQSPLRSDSVDYVKFGEVVEEAVAMGSLERAPLLVPVQHVPSEASPKTFLNFDERHMATTAVDKLSRMQQPNLEELFRGYDKENIGTVSKECLIKVLSIRRMLQLISNRELDAVHKCFSVERGGRLEIDYRAFLRALYLMQENRKHLSF; encoded by the exons ATGCCTGAGCAGCAGAAG ATTTTGAGGCTACAGGACGTTTGGCGTACTTGTAATAAAATCCGAGCGGCAATTTTTCGCGTGGGTAttaatttatggaatttttacaAACCGCTAGATCCTaacaataattgtttaatctcAG aatcgaaatttatttcggtATTGGCTGGGCCGCTGAAGGATCAAATTGGTTTGTCTGACAAAGAAATTTCCGATTTGGCCGATTATTTCCGCGTTCAGGATGGTCGAATATTTTACACCCAGTTTTGTGAAATAATTCACGATAGTG CCCCTGAATTCGACAAAAGCGAACCGCTTGTAACTGGTTTGGAATGGGAAGATCCAGAGCATGTAAATCGTATAAGTGCAACGGAACATCGAAAATTATGTCTCGTACTCACTCAAATTGCCGTTCttataaacaaaagaagaCTCGTGTTGAGGCCTTACTTTCAAGATTACGAACTG aTTGCAAAAAATGCCGGGACTGTAACATTTACGCATTTCGGGCGAATCCTAAAATTTCTAGGTATCGTTCTTGCTTCCGAAGAATTCTGTTTGCTTGTAAAAAGATTCGCGAAAGATGCTTATACGATCAACTATGTGGCCTTTTTAAAGGCGATTGACGAAATTCAATCTTACTTTGATAAACATCAAATGCTGGCTCTTGGTgga gaaTTACTTGATCAATTTCCTGGTCGAATTATTACGGCTGAATTACCGAAACTTCCAAGGCCGGAAATTGGTAAATTCATACCAAGCAAAGTATTTGGGAAACAAGCTGTGTTCCATCCGGTAATGGAAGAACGAAGAAGTACAATGCCCTTGATAGAAGTTATTCAACGTATTCAAAGACATATCTTTGAAAATCGATTACGCATTTCGGAATTCTTTAAG GATTTTGATCCTTTGAACGCGGGCAGAACGACGATTTCCAACTTCAAAAGAGGATTAGATGGTCTTCAGATTTCGAGCTTGGGACGCCTTTATCTTGCGGAAACGGAAATTGACGCACTCGTTACGCTTTATAAAGACCCAAATGATCCAGATCGTGTATGTTGGCGTACATTCGAAGATGACATCGATAAAG TGTTTACcgtgaaagaaattgaaaagctgcccaatttgaaaattgagtCGCCGCCTAAAGAAATAGCGAAACTAAGTCGAAAAGGAGCGTCTAATTGGCAATGCGAAGGGAAAGATATAAGAGATCTTTGTGagaaaacattattaaaagttCGACATCGAGTcgaggaaagaagaattatgataaaacaattttttaaggaTTATGAtcg ACATAACAAAGGTCACGTATCACGTTCGCAATTACGTCAAGTTCTAAGAACTGCGGCTGTACTACTTTCTGAAGAAGAGGAGTTTGCATTGGAAAAGAGGTATAATAATGATTTAGGTTTCAATTATAATTggtttttaaaagaattagagGCTCAACCAATCGAAGAGCCCTTGTACCACACTAtggtgaaagaaaaaagaaaaatcaacgCTGAGAAACTATCACCGGAAGCAACAGCTGGTGAAacaaatatcgttttaattttagcCAAAATCAAAGCAAAAGTTGTGCGGGAAAGAATAAAGGTAAAACACAAAATGTgggtatttttatatttttcctttacatcctttatttgttcttttatgGGAAAGGTTATCGAATTCATGCGTCAATATGATATTCATAATGAACACGTTATAAAAAGAACAGAGTTTCTGCGAGCTTTGGATCAACTACGTTGTAATTTGACTTGCACAGAAATGGGAactattatgaatattttccaatcaCCTTTAAG aTCAGATTCCGTGGATTATGTGAAATTTGGGGAAGTGGTCGAAGAAGCTGTTGCTATGGGAAGTTTAGAAAGAGCACCACTTTTAGTGCCTGTACAACACGTGCCTTCGGAAGCTTCCCCTAAGACATTCTTGAATTTCGATGAAAGGCACATGGCCACAACGGCAGTAGACAAGCTAAGCAGAATGCAACAACCAAATCTTGAGGAGTTGTTCAGG GGCTACGATAAAGAGAATATTGGTACAGTTTCGAAAGAGTGTTTGATCAAAGTTCTGTCTATCAGGCGTATGTTACAATTAATTAGCAACAGAGAACTGGACGCTGTGCACAAATGTTTCTCCGTAGAAAGAGGTGGTCGATTAGAAATTGATTATCGAGCATTTTTACGCGCTTTGTATCTGATGCAAGAGAACAGAAAACATCTGTCTTTCTAG
- the LOC122572242 gene encoding uncharacterized protein LOC122572242 isoform X1, giving the protein MNTFGSRSYAQVTNQTPPLNNQDNNNNNAVEIKELLKQSIKNTEMLTKMIKTHFTPKSYMKIPYYTIYNNKHCSGKAHGEAAVIRNDIKHHLHSQISQENVQATTVTIQTNSNYFQMSAVHARP; this is encoded by the exons ATGAACACCTTTGGTAGCCGAAGTTATGCACAAGTAACTAATCAAACACCACCCTTAAACAACCAAgacaacaacaataacaacgctgtagaaatcaaggaactgctcaagcaatccatcaaaaacactgaaatgctaacaaaaatgataa AAACACATTTCACACCAAAaagctacatgaaaataccaTATTACACCATCTATAATAACAAACACTGCTCAGGAAAAGCACATGGTGAGGCTGCAGTGAtaagaaatgatattaaacACCACTTACATAGTCAAATTAGTCAGGAAAACGTTCAAGCAACCACCGTTACAATACAAACTAACAGCAATTACTTCCAGATGTCAGCAGTACATGCACGACCGTAA
- the LOC122572242 gene encoding uncharacterized protein LOC122572242 isoform X2 translates to MMDNSTAQSVEQTFGKTFLQYCLHNKILLKRDKCGAFEVSGTSNNIRTLSDCLYIIDNIKSETNKKLKKLQNEALTVDYSRSSGNNNGTLYIVYSTWNSIQRKFKKGIRSEVLQPDTKCNEWKPLVGIIPFIIRNLK, encoded by the exons atgatggATAATTCTACGGCACAAAGTGTAGAACAAACTTTTGGTAAAACGTTTCTGCA GTATtgtttacataataaaatattactcaAACGTGATAAATGTGGCGCTTTTGAAGTGTCTGGGAcatcaaataatattagaaCTTTATCAGactgtttatatattattgacaATATTAAATCGGAAACAAATAAGAAACtaaaaaagttacaaaatgaAGCATTGACTGTAGACTATTCACGct CTTCTGGAAATAATAATGGAAcattatatatcgtatattcaACTTGGAACTCCATCCAAAGGAAATTTAAGAAAGGAATACGTTCAGAAGTCTTGCAGCCTGATACAAAATGTAATGAATGGAAGCCGCTAGtag gTATTATACCATTTATCATAAGAAACCTgaaataa
- the LOC122572245 gene encoding uncharacterized protein LOC122572245 → MHEGLRPILRTQHPFAIYEDITCDTTGSVYIWKSHELEPPLIPVEPGSSVSGYEIPDCTCLLSSGASPDTWQFSIPQFVRCGLLDFFMRYLTEEALYIIPWHYKEGEVIGKICEESYEKVQKICDKDKVYENERSKVQKSKIRSKTQDFLIEETRGRGDDCAFAGWFQFLRYSGNTVGTTVVNFVYNCASMTAYALVLRPVLRRKPKPSGDYMNRKEFYNILKNHRNQ, encoded by the exons ATGCACGAAGGATTGCGACCAATACTTCGAACACAACACCCATTTGCAATCTACGAGGACATCACGTGTGACACAACGGGTTCAGTTTATATCTGGAAGAGCCACGAACTCGAACCACCCTTGATACCCGTGGAACCCGGTTCCAGCGTATCCGGTTACGAGATTCCAGACTGCACGTGCCTATTGTCGTCTGGTGCTTCACCTGACACGTGGCAATTTTCAATTCCCCAGTTCGTACGATGTGGACTGCTTGACTTTTTCATGAGATACTTGACAGAGGAG GCATTGTATATAATACCTTGGCATTATAAGGAAGGAGAAGTGATAGGCAAAATATGCGAAGAGAGTTATGAAAAAGTTCAAAAGATATGTGACAAAGACAAGgtatatgaaaatgaaaggagtaaagtacaaaaaagtaaaatacgaAGTAAAACACAGGACTTTCTTATTGAAGAGACAAGAGGAAGGGGCGATGATTGTGCAT TCGCAGGTTGGTTCCAGTTTCTGAGATATTCGGGAAACACTGTTGGTACTACTGTAGTGAATTTTGTCTACAATTGTGCGTCCATGACAGCATATGCGTTAGTATTACGGCCAGTCTTACGGCGGAAACCAAAGCCGAGTGGGGATTATATGAATAGGAAAGAGTTCtacaacatattaaaaaatcatcgaaatcagtGA